ATTCTGAACGCGAGCCATATAGGAGTACAGTTCAGACACATTTACAGTTTAGAGGCAAATTAAACGGCAGAGGCACGCACCTCCATTGTCGACGGCGTCCACATCGACCCCTAGCTCGTCGACCAGGTACCTGCACACCCGTGGCCTTCCCTTCCCGGCAGCGAAGTGCAGCGCCACGAGACCTTGGTCCTTGGCCGCCTCCACCACCTCCCTGGGGCGGCCCCTGCCCTGATCCAGATCTCTCACCAGCCCTGCGACGCGACGAACGGGAGAGTCAGTGCCTCCCAGATCCAAACAAAACTCGCCCGGAATCGCCCACGTACTCTTGTAGAGGCGCAGGTCGCCGCAGCTCACCGCGTGGAGGAGCGGAAGCGATCCATCGGCGGGCGGAGGGGGCGGGCTAGGGTTCGGAGGGGCGGCGCGGCGCTTGGCTGTGGTGGCGGCGGGGTGACGCCGCGCCATGGCGACCAGCGGTGGCGAGGTGGCGCCGTGGGATCCGCGGAGGCGGCGTCCGTGGGAtccgtggcggcggtggcggcgtcccTGGCGATCCCAGATCGAGGCCGCTGGTGGGAGGAGAGAGAATGCTTTTTTCCTTTGCGATTCTGAAAACCGGTGGACAAAGGTGTGGGAGTGGGATGTAAAGAAACAAAACCGACGAAAAAAACCGATGAAAAAAACCATGAGAGGTGGTAGGATGACGAAAAAAAACGGCGCTGAGAGTATGATGAAAATAAACCAGCAAAAATTAACCGCGCGGACTATTCACCaagtcgtccattaggagtagagattaactTAGCACTCTACG
The Triticum dicoccoides isolate Atlit2015 ecotype Zavitan unplaced genomic scaffold, WEW_v2.0 scaffold147665, whole genome shotgun sequence DNA segment above includes these coding regions:
- the LOC119343938 gene encoding uncharacterized protein LOC119343938 isoform X1, coding for MARRHPAATTAKRRAAPPNPSPPPPPADGSLPLLHAVSCGDLRLYKRLVRDLDQGRGRPREVVEAAKDQGLVALHFAAGKGRPRVCRYLVDELGVDVDAVDNGAGL